GTGGATCCACGTTCCGCCGTCGCGATACTCAACGGGTTCTAGGAGTTCACCTTCCGCATATACGCGTGAGACCAGCGATCCCATTGAATACGGGATCACAACCTGCACCTGCACTGCGGGGCGGGGCAACGCTTGGTCGATGACCTCCATGAGGTCGTCGATTCCTTCGCCGGTCAAACACGAGACGACGACGGCACCCGAAAAGCGTGATCGCAAAGTTGCGATGTCAACGGGATCGGCGAGGTCAGCTTTGGAGAGCACGATGATCTCGTGAGCATCGTGGATGCCTGGCACGTCAGCCAGGGTGTCATGGACCGCCTGTACCTGACCAACGGGATCGTGGTGCGATGCGTCAACAACGTGCAAGAGCACGTCAGCCTCTCCCACTTCCTCAAGAGTTGAGCGAAACGCTTCCACTAGCTGAGTTGGCAGGTTGCGAACAAACCCAACTGTGTCAGAGATTGTGAAGTCGCGCCCTTCAGGGGTGCGCGCTCTACGCACAGTGGGGTCGAGGGTGGCGAACAAAGCGTTCTCAACGAGCACGCCTGCTCCGGTGATCCGATTAAGGAGCGAGGATTTCCCCGCGTTTGTGTATCCGACTATCACGACGGATGGAATCTTGGTGCGGCGGCGTTCAGACCTCTGCTGTTCACGAGCAGGCGTCATCTGCCGAATATCCTTACGGAGTTTCGCCATGCGATTTCGGATGCGGCGGCGGTCCATTTCGATCTGGGTTTCGCCAGGGCCGCGGGATCCAATACCTGCACCGGCCGCCACTCGGCCACCGGCCTGCCGGGACATGGACTCACCCCAACCACGCAGGCGCGGGAGCAAGTACTCTAGTTGAGCGAGCTCCACCTGAGCTTTGCCCTCGCGGGACTTGGCATGGCGAGCAAAGATATCCAGAATCAAGGCGGTGCGGTCTATCACCTTGACCTTGACGATGTCCTCAAGTGCACGGCGTTGGGAGGGTGCCAGCTCCGAATCGGCGATGACCGTATCGGCTTCAAGCTCTGCAACGAGTTCGGCCAGTTCCTTGGCCTTTCCTGAGCCGAGATAGGTTGCTGGATCGGGCAGGTCGCGGTGTTGAATCACGCCGTCGAGCACTTCGGATCCAGCAGTTTCTGCCAGAGCGGCGAGTTCCCGTAGGGAGTCCTCTGCATCCTTGAGCGTGCCATCCAGCCACAACCCCACCAAGACGACTCGTTCGAGCCTGACCTGACGGTACTCAATATCGACGCCTTCTTCGCGTTCGACGCCAGTTTCTTGGCTCGCCACACGCCGCAATGAGGTACGTTCCTCACGGTCGAGTGAATCTCCAGACCATGAACCTGTGTATGCGGGGTCCGCCTGAAGCGCGGTGCCTTCGCGCGAGTGGACATCCACCTCGGAATCGTGATCTAAGGCGTCACGGTTGGCGGCGTCGTCGTTCGTTCGGGCCACATCGGACCCTGATGTTGTGGACGTTGTGTACTCCTTCAATTGGCTCCTCTAATAATCTCACATCGCAGAAGCGTGCGCTGAGCAGGCTCGGGTAAACTACCTTCGTGAGCACAGAGCATTACTTTTCCGCCAGCCCCTCATCCGACGAAGCGCCAGTCCTGCGCGAGGTAACTCTGCGCGGCAATCCCTATTCTGTGGTGACCCAAGGCGGTGTCTTCTCACATGATCGCGTCGATAAGGGAACGGCTGTTCTGCTGTCAAAAGTCCCGGATCCGCTCCTAGCGCACAGGGGCATCGCGGTGGACGTTGGCTGCGGCTGGGGCCCCATCACGCTGGCACTTGCAGCGGCAGCACCCGGCGCCCACGTATGGGGTGTTGATGTCAATGAACGCGCCCGGAAACTGACGGCTGAGAACCTAGAGCGAGCGGGTCTTAGTGGATCTGTATTCTCTCCCGAGGAAGCCTTCGCCCAGTTGGGCGACCGCAAGGTTGACCTTATCTGGTCCAACCCTCCCGTGCGTATTGGAAAGGCGGAGTTGCACTCGCTTCTTTCGACTTGGCTCACCGTCTTGTCCGACGACGGCGTCGCCTACCTCGTTGTGCAAAAGAACCTTGGCGCAGATTCCCTTCAGAACTGGCTTCACAAGCAAGGTTTCGGATGCGAGAAGATCGGCTCAGCCAAGGGGTTTCGAGTCTTTGAGGCTACCCGCCACCCCCGTGCCGACGTTGTGGATTCCCACGAAGGCTAGGAGCTTAGTGCCCCGCAATCCCCAGCACATTCACTTCGGCGACGAGGATAGCTGGACCAGTCAGGAATGCTCGGCCGCCCTCAATGAGCACCGAAAGGTGGCCACCTCGAGCATCTATCTCAACTCTGCCCGCACAGTCGCCGCGAGCAAGTAGTACAGCGAGTGCCACAGCGCACGTGCCAGTTCCACAGGCCAAAGTCTCACCTACGCCTCGTTCGAGGACCCGCATGGCGGTGACTTCTCCTGGCACGGCAAGCTCAAGGTTAGTCCCGTCTTTCGGAACCGGATCGTACTGTGGCGCGTGATGAAGATCCGCGGCTTCGAGTTCTGCGAGGTTCTGCAACAGCACCACGGTATGTGGATTAGGCATCGTGACAGAGACGGCAGGCCGGATCCCAACTCCCGGAATGTCGACGGTGGTATCTGCTCCGCCGGGGCCGAATGGCAGGCCGTACTCTCCCATATCCACGGTGTAGTCAGTATCGTTGAACCGAACAGTACGAACTCCGCCACGGGTTGCCACGGCAACCTCTTCACCCGATACCAGATCGATGAGGCCCTGGATCCTCAGATAGTGCACGAACACCCGCACACCATTGCCGCACATCTGCGCAACAGAGCCGTCCGCATTGCGATAGTCCATGAACCATTCGGCCTCAGGATGGGCCGCGGCAACATCAGCCATTTCAGGCACATGCGCAGTGCGCACAACACGGATCAGACCGTCGGCTCCAACGCCTAGATGCCTATCGCATATAGCTGCAACAGTCTGTTCACTGATGGTGCGCTGACCAGCTAGGTCTGGAACCAGCACGAAGTCGTTGCCAGCACCGTGCCCCTTGGTGAGGGTCACGCCTTCAAGCTCAGGGATTATCACGTGTTTAGCCTATCTCCATGATGCGGGATGCGATATCACGGGCCACGCGCGTGATATCACCGTCAGTCAGATCAAACCACGTCAAACGCGGATCAGCACGGAACCATGTGCCTTGCTTCTTTGCGAGCCGTCGCGTAGCAAGAGCTATGGATTCGATCGCCTCCTGCGGGGTGAGGTTCCCGTCAATGACGTCAAGTGCCTGCGCATATCCAGTAGCGCGCGACGCAGTTGGTGCGTGGCGCAGACCTACATCAATGAGCCCTCTCGTCTCTTCAAGGAGACCACTCTTCATCATGTCCTGTGCGCGGCGTTCGATGGAATCGTGCAGCACGGCTTTCTCACGAGTAACTGCAAACATGAGCACGGACTCGAAGTGGGAGGTGTGCCGAGGGAAGCGTGGCGTGTAGGGCTGGCCTGTCAAACGAATGACCTCCAACGCCCGAACCACTCGTCTGGGGTTCGCTACATCCATCGTTGCGTAAGCACGGGGATCTTTCTGGGCTAGCTCCGCAACCAGCGGAGCTAGCCCCTGCATGGTCACGGTGGCTTCAAGTTCCGCGCGGATCCGCGAGTCGTGGCCCGGAAAGTCCAACTCATCGAGCAGACCAGATACATACAGCCCTGATCCGCCCACAACGATCGGGATCCTGTCGCGCGATTGGATGTCTGCAACATCCAATCGCGCGGAGCGCTGGTAGGCAGCCACACTCGCTTCATCTGTCACATCAAGCACGTCGACCTGGTGATGTGGGATTCCCAGGCGTTGCTCCAGCGGAAGCTTGGCCGTGCCAATGTCCATACCGCGGTAGAGCTGCATGGCGTCAGCAGAAATGATCTCAACTGAGTCTGGCCCGCCCAGAAGCGCCGCGAGTTCAAGCGACAGGGCCGTCTTGCCTGAAGCAGTTGGGCCGACGATTGAAACTATCACTGGTCAGTCCGCAGGCCGCGAAGATGCCACTGGGAGGGAGGTCCGAATGCTTGGCATGCCGATTGCAACAGGTGCCCGTCCTTCCGCTTCCGCTGTCAGTTCGGCAGTCCGGCGTTCGCGGGCCTGCCATGCGTCGCCCGACCGCGTGCGCCGCACCTCAAACAGTCCACCTTCAGAGGCCGAATCTGCCACCAAGTGGTAGGGAGCAGCGTGGGTAACCACAGCACGCACCATATCGCCTGGCCGGGGCCGCTCGGCTTCAGGCAAGGTATCTGGAAGTGCCACATGGACGAGCCGATTGTCAGCTGCTCGGCCACTCACGCGGTGTGTGGCGCGGTCCTTGCGGCCCTCGCTCTCCGAGACGAGCACTTCGACAGCGCGACCAACCTGCTTACGGTTTTCTTCTTCCGAGATTCTGTCCTGGAGCGCGGAAAGCCGCCGGTAGCGATCTGCAACGACGGCTTCGGGGACCTGCTCCTCCATGTCCGCGGCCGGAGTACCCGGGCGTGGTGAATAGATAAAAGTGAATGCTGAGCTGAACCGAGACTTCTCCACAACATCCAAGGTCGCTTGGAAGTCCTCTTCGGTCTCACCAGGAAAGCCCACAATGATGTCAGTTGTGATGGCGGCGTCAGGAATCTGATCGCGCACACGCTCAAGGATGCCTAGGAACTTCTCTGATCGATACGAACGCCGCATCTTTCGAAGAATCGAGTCAGAGCCTGATTGAAGTGGCATATGTAGTGACGGCATCACGTTGTGAGTCTCAGCCATCGCAGCGATGACCTCATCAGAGAAAGCTGCTGGATGGGGTGAGGTAAAGCGCACTCGCTCTAGGCCAGGAACCTCTCCGCATGCGCGCAGGAGCTTAGCGAATGCTTGCCTATCACCAAATCCGACGCCGTATGAGTTGACGTTCTGCCCAAGCAGAGTCACTTCCAACGCGCCTTCAGATACAACTGCATTAACCTCGTTGAGCACGTCGCCTGGCCTGCGATCACGTTCCTTTCCCCGAAGATGGGGAACAATGCAGAAGGTACACGTGTTGTTGCAGCCCACGGAGATCGAAACCCAGGCCGCATATGCCGACTCACGGTGCGTGGGCAAGGTTGAAGGGAATACCTTCAACGATTCTTCAATCTCCACGGCAGCCTCGTGATTGTGGCGAGCCCGCTCAAGCAGTGCTGGAAGGACGTCGAGGTTATGGGTGCCAAGCACGGCATCCACCCACGGTGCTTTTTCCACAATGCCGTCTCGCATCTGTTGGGCAAGGCAGCCCCCTACAGCAATCTGCATGCCGGGGCGATCTCGCTTGACAGATGCGAGCTGCCCGAGGTTACCGAACAGCTTGTTGGCAGCGTTCTCCCGCACCGAACACGTGTTGAGAATAACGATGTCCGCACCCTCGTCGCCGGCCAGCGTGGCACGCGCCGCCTTGTCCGGGACCTGCGCAACAGGCACATAGCCCGCAGCGTCAAGGAGGCCCGCAAGACGTTCGGAATCGTGGACGTTCATCTGGCAGCCAAGGGTACGGATGGCATAGGTAATCGGTAGTTCAGACATCGCCGACCAGTCTAGTTGAGAGAATCCAAATCACCAGCATGCCGCATGAGGCATGCATCGCGTTTGACAGCACTACACATCTTCTTGCCATTCGGGTACGTCAGAACTCAGCTCTGCTTCTGCAAGTTGAGATTGTGCCTGGCGTAGTGCCAGTGTGCATTGCGACGGCGAATAGCCGCGCCGCGCAAGCATTGCGTAGGTGCGTCTATACAGAGTTTCTGGGTTGCCGGACCTACTTGCGAGTTTCTTGAATGCGAGCTGAACTGCTCCTTCAAGCTCCTCTTCGGGGTCGATAGTAGAGACTGCCTGCTCGACGAGCTCACGATCGACTCCTTTGCGGCGCAACTCTTCGGAAATGGCCCTGCGCGAAGCCTTCTTCTCAGCCAGCCGCATGCGGGTCACCACCTCTGCAAAGTGGGCATCATCGATTAAGCCAATCGACTCAAAATAGGAGAGAACCTCCTCGGCCACATCGGAAGGAACGTCCCTGCGTTCCATGGCTTGCGCCAGTTGAGCGCGTGATCGGTCCACCATGGCGAGTTGTCTCATCACAATATCCCGACCACGCGCTAGCTGTTCATCACGGCTGAGCTCTCCATCGATGGAGTGGGTGCCACGAGTACGGCGCGGAGACATCAGAATTCGACGTCCGTATCCTCACCCTCAGGCACGACAGACTCTGTTCCTGGTTCCCCAGCAATTCCTACCTTGACAAGAATCTTGTGTTCAATTTCAGCTGCCATCTCAGGATTGTCCTTGAGGAACTGGCGCGCCTTTTCTTTACCTTGACCAAGCTGATCACCTTCATAGGTGAACCATGCGCCAGACTTACGGACGATTCCCAGATCGACACCCATGTCGATAATTCCGCCTTCACGCGAAATACCTTGGCCGTACAGGATGTCAAATTCTGCTTGCTTGAATGGAGGCGCCATCTTGTTCTTGACGACCTTGACACGCGTCCGGTTTCCAACTGGATCGGTTCCCTCTTTAAGGGTTTCGATACGACGCACATCAAGGCGTATAGAAGCGTAAAACTTCAGTGCCTTTCCACCCGTGGTGGTCTCAGGATTGCCGAAGAATACACCGATCTTCTCACGCAGCTGATTGATGAAGATTGCTGTGGTACCCGAAGCGGAAAGAGCACCGGTGATCTTGCGTAGGGCTTGGCTCATAAGCCGTGCCTGCAGACCAACATGTGAATCACCCATCTCACCTTCAATTTCCGCCTTTGGGACAAGGGCGGCGACTGAATCGATGACGATGATGTCAAGCGCACCTGAGCGGATCAACATATCCGCAATTTCAAGCGCTTGTTCGCCAGTATCTGGCTGCGAGACAATGAGCGAATCGGTATCAACGCCAAGCCTCTTGGCGTACTCCGGATCAAGGGCGTGTTCAGCATCAATGAAGGCAGCAATCCCGCCACCTTTTTGAGCATTCGCCACAGCATGTAGTGCCACTGTGGTCTTTCCGGAGGATTCTGGCCCATAGACTTCAACAACGCGTCCGCGTGGCAAACCTCCGATGCCAAGGGCAATATCTAGAGCAACAGATCCAGTGGGAATGACTTGAACAGCTGTGTGGACTTTGTCCCCCAGCTTCATGACGGAACCCTTGCCGAACTGGCGATCAATTTGAGAAAGCGCTACATCGAGCGCCTTAGCACGGTCAGTTGCCTTTGTGACGGGCACGCTGGAAGTGGAGCTGGACTTAGCCATCGTTATTCCTCTGTATCGATGCCGCTCATGCGGCGCGGTCAGAACAGGTCTGTTCGGAGCCCGCCCTCGCCGAGCGGCTATCCGAGATCCACGTTATGCCCAACCTCCGACACAAAAAGAAGACTGAACTGCACTGTGCAGAACCTTCCACTCCCGGGACCTGTGGAACACACTACTCTCGAACGTCCGTTCGATAAAGAGCAACACGCACACATCTTGATGAGGCGCTTTCTTCCACAGCATTGTCACAAAAGACTCACGTAACGTGCGGTATCAGCCGGCGGCCTAGCAGCCAAGCCGCGTCACTCGCTCCAATGCAACTCGCACAGCAGCTACCGCCAGCCACGTCACTACCGGCGGTGAACTGCGCAGCAACTCTCAGCCAACCAAACGGTCACGATCTTCCGGCTTCACACGATTAATGAAGTAGTAGGAGGAAGGCAAGTCCATCGCATCGCACATCGCCTCCCACACCCGTTGTGGGTTCTCCCCCGCATCGAGTGCTTCACGTGGGCTCACATCACCCAACGCGGAAAGGACCAAATCCTCTGCCAAGCTGTGCCCACGTCCATTGGGGTATACCCAATCGACCGCGGCCCAGAACTCGGATTCTCGCATCAGTTCAGCTTTGCAAGTTCAGCGCGCACCAGCTCATCCGGCACCGCATTTGGAACTCGCATGTGCGGAGGAATACGGCCTTCAATGAGGTCGATACGGTCCGCGACGAGCCGCAGAACATGACTCAACGGCACGTTCAGTGCGCGGCAAATCGAGGAAAGCAACTCAGAGGAGGCTTCCTTTTGACCACGCTCTACCTCTGAGAGGTAACCCAGTGAAACCCGGGCGCCCGAGGACACCTCGCGAAGCGTGCGGCCCTGACGCTGGCGATATTCGCGCAGCACCTCACCGAGTTCACGGCGCAGAAGCGCCTGTTCGCGGTGCATTGATTCAACAGTCTGATGGATTACTTCATCGTTCTTCCGGTTGACGCCGGTACGTAGCTCCATGCTCATCAACTCTCTCAACGTCGAACGTTGGAATTATGTTCCCGTTCAAGTTACCTAAATCAGTAAAGCACAAAACTTGAGTGGATGCCACTCAAGTTTTGTTTCGTCGCAAGACTCAAATCTGAGCCGGTGCTTACGTGCCATCCTTCACACGCTAGCTGGGGAAGTCCTGAGAAACTACGTCTACTGGTGAGGGAGAACTCCCCACAGAGACTCCCTCAGGAGCTCAATGACCGCATCGATGGTGCCCGAACGGATCTGTGATCGTGTACCACTCAACCGTAAGAGCCGGTTTGCCTCGCCGAGCACGCCCGCAAGTCCGATCCACACAGTCCCAGCCTCATGTCCGTCGGCTGGACCAGGGCCAGCCACGCCCGTCGTCGACAATCCAATGTTGGCGCCCAGAACTGAACACGCACCGCGTGCCATCTGGAGAGCCACTTCGCCATCCACAGGACCTGTCAGCAGCAGCTGATCGCGGGAAACACCCAACAGCGACGCTTTAACATCAGTTGCATAGGAGACCACACCCCCACGCAAAATCTCAGAGACTCCGGGCACTGCCACAAACGTTGCAGTCAGGGCTCCTCCCGTCAAAGACTCGGCGCAACCGAGAGTAAGCCCGCGCCGCTTGAGTTCGTCGACAATTGCGCGGACACTTTCGTCTGCACTAGGTAACTTGCGCTCCATGTGCTTCAACTCCCCTGCAAACCGCACCGCACCAGCGGGCTAATCCTGCGAATCGTCAGCTTCCTTGGCTTGCCGAATGATCCGCTGCGCATCATGTACATATCCCACCGCCGAGCTGAGCGAATAGTACAGAGCAATACCCAACAGCGCGTAGCACAGCCACATAGCCGCTGTTGCCAGCGTTCCGGGCAAGAATGAATGCCAAGGAGCCAGAAGCATTCCAATGCCCACAGATTGGAAGACCATCTTGATCTTGCCACCTTTGCCAGCAGCCATGACTTGCCTGCGCACCAACGCCATCCGCATGAGCGTGATGGCCAGTTCGCGGCCAATCATGAGGACCGTGACCCACCACCACAAGTACCCATGCCACGACAACATAATGAGAGCCGCTGAGATCAGCGCTTTATCTGCGATCGAGTCAGCGAGCTTGCCGAAATCAGTGACAAGGTTCCGTGATCGGGCCAAATAGCCGTCCAGTTTGTCCGTGATAGCAGCAACCACGAAGACGGCACAGGCAATCCACGCGCGTCCCGGAGTGGCTTCCCAGTAGACCAAAATGAACACTGGCACCAAGATGAGGCGAACGATTGTCAGGACGTTGGCGATATTGAGAACCGGAGGTTCATTCCTCGGTTCACGTTGATGGCTACTCACATGCCAAGCCTAGCCGCCCGTCCCGTGTTCTTCTCGAACCACCGCCGATAGAATGCTTGTACATCACGAGGGGAAAACATGCGCCGCACTCACATTTTTCTGGCAGCAACGTGCACAATGATTGCGTTGGCTAGCTGTACATCAGCAAGTTCCGCGCCAGCGTCCTCACAGCCTCCAGCTGCCCAAGCCTCTGACTCCCCCACTGCTGAAGCCACTCCGGAGCCAACTTCAACGGCCACGCCCAGCGAGATCTCCATCGTCGCCGGCGGAGATATTCTTCTTCACCTTTCGGTCAACGCCGCCGCGTGGAATGGATCCACCTACGACTACACCACACTGTTTTCGGGGATCTCCGACTGGATCAGCGGTGCGGACCTTGCGCTGTGCGCCCTTGAGGTGCCGATTGTCCCCGACGGTCAGGAGCCGTCCAACTACCCCAACTTTGGCGCTCCACCAGAGATCGCAACTTCGCTCAAGCACATGGGCTGGGATGGCTGCGCACTGGCCACCAACCACTCAATGGACCGTGGCTTTGCCGGAGTCGAGTCCACAATCCGCCATTTGGAGGCTGAGGGCCTCGGACACGCTGGAACCGCTCGTACCCAAGAAGAAGCCGACGAAATCCAGTATTACACCTTGGAGACCGGCGGACGTGACCTGAAGATCGCTCATATCTCAGCCACCACGCTCACCAACGGAATACCCATCCCGGCCGAACACCCCTACTCATGGAACGTGGTGGGAAGCCTCGGAAATAACTCTGTGGAAGATATCATCGCGGATGCGAAAGAAGCTCGCGCCAAAGGTGCGGGCCTCGTTGTGGTCTCGATGCATTGGGGAACAGAGTATGTGTCTGATCCCATTGAGGAACAA
The DNA window shown above is from Changpingibacter yushuensis and carries:
- the miaA gene encoding tRNA (adenosine(37)-N6)-dimethylallyltransferase MiaA, producing MIVSIVGPTASGKTALSLELAALLGGPDSVEIISADAMQLYRGMDIGTAKLPLEQRLGIPHHQVDVLDVTDEASVAAYQRSARLDVADIQSRDRIPIVVGGSGLYVSGLLDELDFPGHDSRIRAELEATVTMQGLAPLVAELAQKDPRAYATMDVANPRRVVRALEVIRLTGQPYTPRFPRHTSHFESVLMFAVTREKAVLHDSIERRAQDMMKSGLLEETRGLIDVGLRHAPTASRATGYAQALDVIDGNLTPQEAIESIALATRRLAKKQGTWFRADPRLTWFDLTDGDITRVARDIASRIMEIG
- a CDS encoding helix-turn-helix domain-containing protein — its product is MHREQALLRRELGEVLREYRQRQGRTLREVSSGARVSLGYLSEVERGQKEASSELLSSICRALNVPLSHVLRLVADRIDLIEGRIPPHMRVPNAVPDELVRAELAKLN
- a CDS encoding regulatory protein RecX, with the protein product MRQLAMVDRSRAQLAQAMERRDVPSDVAEEVLSYFESIGLIDDAHFAEVVTRMRLAEKKASRRAISEELRRKGVDRELVEQAVSTIDPEEELEGAVQLAFKKLASRSGNPETLYRRTYAMLARRGYSPSQCTLALRQAQSQLAEAELSSDVPEWQEDV
- a CDS encoding CinA family protein; translated protein: MERKLPSADESVRAIVDELKRRGLTLGCAESLTGGALTATFVAVPGVSEILRGGVVSYATDVKASLLGVSRDQLLLTGPVDGEVALQMARGACSVLGANIGLSTTGVAGPGPADGHEAGTVWIGLAGVLGEANRLLRLSGTRSQIRSGTIDAVIELLRESLWGVLPHQ
- a CDS encoding class I SAM-dependent methyltransferase, which gives rise to MSTEHYFSASPSSDEAPVLREVTLRGNPYSVVTQGGVFSHDRVDKGTAVLLSKVPDPLLAHRGIAVDVGCGWGPITLALAAAAPGAHVWGVDVNERARKLTAENLERAGLSGSVFSPEEAFAQLGDRKVDLIWSNPPVRIGKAELHSLLSTWLTVLSDDGVAYLVVQKNLGADSLQNWLHKQGFGCEKIGSAKGFRVFEATRHPRADVVDSHEG
- the dapF gene encoding diaminopimelate epimerase, with the translated sequence MIIPELEGVTLTKGHGAGNDFVLVPDLAGQRTISEQTVAAICDRHLGVGADGLIRVVRTAHVPEMADVAAAHPEAEWFMDYRNADGSVAQMCGNGVRVFVHYLRIQGLIDLVSGEEVAVATRGGVRTVRFNDTDYTVDMGEYGLPFGPGGADTTVDIPGVGIRPAVSVTMPNPHTVVLLQNLAELEAADLHHAPQYDPVPKDGTNLELAVPGEVTAMRVLERGVGETLACGTGTCAVALAVLLARGDCAGRVEIDARGGHLSVLIEGGRAFLTGPAILVAEVNVLGIAGH
- a CDS encoding CapA family protein, yielding MRRTHIFLAATCTMIALASCTSASSAPASSQPPAAQASDSPTAEATPEPTSTATPSEISIVAGGDILLHLSVNAAAWNGSTYDYTTLFSGISDWISGADLALCALEVPIVPDGQEPSNYPNFGAPPEIATSLKHMGWDGCALATNHSMDRGFAGVESTIRHLEAEGLGHAGTARTQEEADEIQYYTLETGGRDLKIAHISATTLTNGIPIPAEHPYSWNVVGSLGNNSVEDIIADAKEARAKGAGLVVVSMHWGTEYVSDPIEEQTLIAQELADSGEVDVIFGNHSHVPEPVTKVDGGPDGQGMWVVWSMGNLISGQTIENHGYRVTTGLLTTATVSVPPEGSAHVTNLEWTAVTQDDRTDHLFLLNRLMNGEGGTGMSLSAAEIQARADATYPVMEADGSSERTVAPTGQSTLVSIARQ
- the recA gene encoding recombinase RecA, whose product is MAKSSSTSSVPVTKATDRAKALDVALSQIDRQFGKGSVMKLGDKVHTAVQVIPTGSVALDIALGIGGLPRGRVVEVYGPESSGKTTVALHAVANAQKGGGIAAFIDAEHALDPEYAKRLGVDTDSLIVSQPDTGEQALEIADMLIRSGALDIIVIDSVAALVPKAEIEGEMGDSHVGLQARLMSQALRKITGALSASGTTAIFINQLREKIGVFFGNPETTTGGKALKFYASIRLDVRRIETLKEGTDPVGNRTRVKVVKNKMAPPFKQAEFDILYGQGISREGGIIDMGVDLGIVRKSGAWFTYEGDQLGQGKEKARQFLKDNPEMAAEIEHKILVKVGIAGEPGTESVVPEGEDTDVEF
- the miaB gene encoding tRNA (N6-isopentenyl adenosine(37)-C2)-methylthiotransferase MiaB, with the translated sequence MSELPITYAIRTLGCQMNVHDSERLAGLLDAAGYVPVAQVPDKAARATLAGDEGADIVILNTCSVRENAANKLFGNLGQLASVKRDRPGMQIAVGGCLAQQMRDGIVEKAPWVDAVLGTHNLDVLPALLERARHNHEAAVEIEESLKVFPSTLPTHRESAYAAWVSISVGCNNTCTFCIVPHLRGKERDRRPGDVLNEVNAVVSEGALEVTLLGQNVNSYGVGFGDRQAFAKLLRACGEVPGLERVRFTSPHPAAFSDEVIAAMAETHNVMPSLHMPLQSGSDSILRKMRRSYRSEKFLGILERVRDQIPDAAITTDIIVGFPGETEEDFQATLDVVEKSRFSSAFTFIYSPRPGTPAADMEEQVPEAVVADRYRRLSALQDRISEEENRKQVGRAVEVLVSESEGRKDRATHRVSGRAADNRLVHVALPDTLPEAERPRPGDMVRAVVTHAAPYHLVADSASEGGLFEVRRTRSGDAWQARERRTAELTAEAEGRAPVAIGMPSIRTSLPVASSRPAD
- the hflX gene encoding GTPase HflX, whose protein sequence is MKEYTTSTTSGSDVARTNDDAANRDALDHDSEVDVHSREGTALQADPAYTGSWSGDSLDREERTSLRRVASQETGVEREEGVDIEYRQVRLERVVLVGLWLDGTLKDAEDSLRELAALAETAGSEVLDGVIQHRDLPDPATYLGSGKAKELAELVAELEADTVIADSELAPSQRRALEDIVKVKVIDRTALILDIFARHAKSREGKAQVELAQLEYLLPRLRGWGESMSRQAGGRVAAGAGIGSRGPGETQIEMDRRRIRNRMAKLRKDIRQMTPAREQQRSERRRTKIPSVVIVGYTNAGKSSLLNRITGAGVLVENALFATLDPTVRRARTPEGRDFTISDTVGFVRNLPTQLVEAFRSTLEEVGEADVLLHVVDASHHDPVGQVQAVHDTLADVPGIHDAHEIIVLSKADLADPVDIATLRSRFSGAVVVSCLTGEGIDDLMEVIDQALPRPAVQVQVVIPYSMGSLVSRVYAEGELLEPVEYRDGGTWIHAMVSAGLEAALTDYMIGEPEAAAAPNPDETK
- the pgsA gene encoding CDP-diacylglycerol--glycerol-3-phosphate 3-phosphatidyltransferase, whose protein sequence is MSSHQREPRNEPPVLNIANVLTIVRLILVPVFILVYWEATPGRAWIACAVFVVAAITDKLDGYLARSRNLVTDFGKLADSIADKALISAALIMLSWHGYLWWWVTVLMIGRELAITLMRMALVRRQVMAAGKGGKIKMVFQSVGIGMLLAPWHSFLPGTLATAAMWLCYALLGIALYYSLSSAVGYVHDAQRIIRQAKEADDSQD
- a CDS encoding DUF3046 domain-containing protein; amino-acid sequence: MRESEFWAAVDWVYPNGRGHSLAEDLVLSALGDVSPREALDAGENPQRVWEAMCDAMDLPSSYYFINRVKPEDRDRLVG